The Deltaproteobacteria bacterium region TACCGACACAAGTTGTCTTGCTGGATTTTGCAGGCAACCGAGCAGTTTGGCATACAGTTCTTCTTTCGAGGGAAGCCCTGCCAAGGCCTTGATTTTTGCGAGCGTTAAAATTTCTCCATCTAAATAACCACCTTTGATGACCAACTTTTCGTGATCTTTTACAAAGTCGGTCAAAATTTTTGCCGGCGAAACGGGATCCGTTTCTGAAGAAATAATCGTCGTGGGTCCTTCAAAAAATTGATCAATTCCGCTGATTGCCGCCTCTTTCAATGCTTTCTTCACGAGACGATTTTTGGCTGTTTTGAGTTGAACCTTCTGACTGCGAAATTTCTTTCTGAGTTCTGTCACTTCAGAAACTTTAAGGCCTTTGTTATCTGCGAAAATAAGCGCCTTAGCCGCTTCAAAACGCTGTTTTAATCCTTCCACTTCTTTTGTTTTTTGATCGCGATTCATATGACTCCTCAAATCCTTCGGATTTGCTTCGCGGCCGGCTTAGCCGGCCTTGACTTTTGACTCCACAATTTCTGCGAAATTGTTTCGCGACCCAGCAAAGCTGGGTCTTGACATTTTTTTTGACTCCTGAAATTCTCCATTTGTCATTCTCCCTCGATGAATTCGTTTGGATCGAGCTTGATGCCGGGACCCATGGTTGACGAAATCGTAACCGAACGGAGATACGTTCCCTTTGCTGAGGAGGGCTTAACCTTCACGAGCGCATCCATCAGAACTTGAATATTTTCTTTTAATTTTGGAACAGGAAAAGATTTTTTGCCGACAATGGCGTGGACAATGCCTGCCTTGTCCAAACGATATTCTACTTTTCCGGCTTTCAATTCTTTGACGGCTCGAGCCACATCCATGGTTACGGT contains the following coding sequences:
- the rplJ gene encoding 50S ribosomal protein L10, whose translation is MNRDQKTKEVEGLKQRFEAAKALIFADNKGLKVSEVTELRKKFRSQKVQLKTAKNRLVKKALKEAAISGIDQFFEGPTTIISSETDPVSPAKILTDFVKDHEKLVIKGGYLDGEILTLAKIKALAGLPSKEELYAKLLGCLQNPARQLVSVLAAVPRGLVTAVDAIGKRKS